The DNA window CAGAGTCGAATGTGACCGGAACGAAAATGACGCTCGCGTATCAATATGCAAAAGAAATCATTAAACAGCACGTTCACGCGGGAAGAGGCGATGTGCTGATCATGCAAGGAGCGGGCATGACGAGCGCCGTCAACAAACTGCAGCGCCTGCTTGGCTTGCGTGTGCCGGAACAATGGAAATCACATCTAGCGCTGACCAATGACGAACGCCCGGTCGTTTTTGTCACTCATATGGAGCACCATTCGAATTTATTGTCATGGGCCGAAACGATCGCCGAGGTCGTAACGGTTCGGCCAACTGCTAACGGCGGGGTTGACCTTGACCATTTACGCGAATTGCTTGACCGCTACCGCCAGCGGCCGCAAAAAATCGGCGCATTCACCGCCTGCTCGAATGTAACTGGTCTTGAGACGCCATACCACGAATTAGCCAGACTCATGCATGAGTACGGTGGACTTTGTTTCGTCGATTTTGCCGCCTCCGCCCCATACGTCCGCATCGATATGCATCCAGACGATCCAATGGAAAAGCTTGATGGAATTTACTTTTCCCCACATAAGTTTCTCGGCGGTCCAGGAAGCGCCGGCGTGCTTGTGTTTGACGGACGCCTTTACCGCCAGCACGCGCCGGACCATCCGGGCGGCGGGACGGTGTATTGGACTGACCCGTGGGGGCATTATGAGTACGTGGAAGCGATTGAAGAGCGGGAGGACGGAGGAACACCGCCGTTTTGGCAAACGATCAAAGCCGCGCTCGCCATTCAACTGAAAGAACAGATGAATGTCGCGAAGATGC is part of the Geobacillus sp. 46C-IIa genome and encodes:
- a CDS encoding aminotransferase class V-fold PLP-dependent enzyme, producing MAIRATIGSATYTCRGELEAYFQPFRDGTIGRFHPFPTPFGEQRLIYADWTASGRLYRPIEEKMVRELGPFVGNTHTESNVTGTKMTLAYQYAKEIIKQHVHAGRGDVLIMQGAGMTSAVNKLQRLLGLRVPEQWKSHLALTNDERPVVFVTHMEHHSNLLSWAETIAEVVTVRPTANGGVDLDHLRELLDRYRQRPQKIGAFTACSNVTGLETPYHELARLMHEYGGLCFVDFAASAPYVRIDMHPDDPMEKLDGIYFSPHKFLGGPGSAGVLVFDGRLYRQHAPDHPGGGTVYWTDPWGHYEYVEAIEEREDGGTPPFWQTIKAALAIQLKEQMNVAKMRAREKELVSLLLPALQDIPGVHVLEGHRSDRLGIVSFVIEELHYNLVVKLLNDRFGIQARGGCSCAGPYGHYLLGIDKEQSAALLKEVKSGNVLAKPGWVRLSLHPTMTNEEVYMIIHAVRQIARHGCRWRDEYKYDAAKNEFVHRGDDRYIRHFFLF